Sequence from the Osmia bicornis bicornis chromosome 13, iOsmBic2.1, whole genome shotgun sequence genome:
AATAAATCTGTATAATTCCAGATAATGATAGAATAAATTGCAATTCAGgactaaattttattaataaatacatttctaATGTTTATAAAGAGACATTGAACCATAAACATAATGAGGTGACCAACCTATATTACTTATAAGCACGACTATATGTATACCTATATAGTGCTAATACGAACAGTAGacataattaaaaacaacAGCGGTGGAATTAATATTACCAGtgaaaataacaataattatagaaattaaatgttttGTAAAGGTATAGAAACGTTCTAAACGTGATATTTTGAAAACCATGCAAAAGTATCAATGTTTGAATTTAAATCACGAAACATTCAGTAGACTATTcactaattattaatatcagtCAAAGATACAATATTAAATGGTAAACTTGTATTCATCAATGAAAATCTTGGCATGACTATTCAATATAGCATGCCACCTTTTGGAAATGGAATGCAAGAAAATTGCTGTTATACCAAGAGGGATtgtattaaataaagaaacaggtcattgtcattgttactataatttttctaataaggGTAAATGGCCATGGCTGAGAACTTGGAAAGTGAAAAATATCCTTTACATAAATGCATATTTCAAGGAGATGTTAAAGCCTTAAGTTCTTTAATTAGAACCTACGATATTGCAGAAAAAGATAAACAAGGTTAATCCAAgtgttattcaatttttaaatactatAAAAGTATAACTTTgtaataatcaatttaattttattttttaggaAATACTCCGTTACATCTAGCTGTTATGTTAGGGAGAAAAGGTAAAAGGATACATTTCAAACATTGTCATTAAAGCACacgtatattaaataatttaataataataattttgcagAATCAGTCCAATTGTTACTTGCACATGGTGCACCAGTAAAGGTAAAGAATTTGGCTGGTTGGAGTCCGCTTGCAGAGGCAATTAGTTATGGAGATAGACAAACTAGTTAGTAACATTAATTGCATGCtacttataataaataagCATCTGTAATATTAGTTCCATATTTTTCTACAGTATCATCATTGGTACGAAAATTAAAGCAACAAGCAAGAGAACAAATGGAAGAAAGAAGACCAAATTTAGTTGCTACATTACGTCAAATGGGTGATTTTTATATGGAATTAAAATGGGATTTTCAAAGTTGGGGTATTTAATAGTACtactaaattataattttataacttATTAGCTTATAAATGTATTTCATTCTTCAGTACCATTAGTTTCTCGAGTACTTCCTTCGGATGTTTGTAAAATACACAAGAGTGGAGCATCCATTAGAATGGATACTACCCTGGTAGACTTCAATGATATGAGGTGGGAAAGAGGAGACAtatcgtttatttttaatggCGATCAAAAACCAAGCAAATCGTTAACAGTACTCGACAACAAAGCTAAACTTTTTCAAAGAGTGAGATACGAGGTCAAATTACTTTATCATTTATCTTCATTCTTATAATCAACGTTTACGATCTAATCATAAATGTATTACCGCTCATTAACATTTTTAGGAAACAGAATTAGAAATAGAAGACGAAGTAGATATTCTTATGTCAAGTGATATCATGGCAGCGCAAATGTCGACAAAAGGTATTACATTTTCAAGAGCACAAACAGGTTGGATATTTCGTGAAGACAAAAGGGTAAGGTCAATATTACTTGTGAtgttatttcttcttttaacattttttttaatgtatctgaaatattttaataaaggaGATGGTAGGACCTTTTCATGCTGATTTTTATCAAATCAATGGAATGGTTTTGGAAAGTAGGAAGCGACGAGAACATTTAAGCGAGGAAGATTTACAAAAGAATAAGGCTATTATGGAATCATTAACAAAAGGAAGTTCGCAAGGATTTGCAAATGGGAAGGTAAggtaagaataaaataatattttttgtttggattattaatttttcgatTTGTTTAGCCGCCTGTTAGAAGAGCTTCTTTAAATCCGCCACCGGAATCGAATATTACTTGGGAAGAATATATTATGGCTCCACCTGGTCAATGTCCACTACTTGGAAGAAATCTTGTTTATAAAGAAAGCAGTAAATCGTTTAAAGCAACAGTTGCTATGAGTCCAGATTTTCCATTGACTGTTGATATGCTACTCAATGTT
This genomic interval carries:
- the LOC114873568 gene encoding ankyrin repeat domain-containing protein 13C isoform X2 is translated as MAMAENLESEKYPLHKCIFQGDVKALSSLIRTYDIAEKDKQGNTPLHLAVMLGRKESVQLLLAHGAPVKVKNLAGWSPLAEAISYGDRQTISSLVRKLKQQAREQMEERRPNLVATLRQMVPLVSRVLPSDVCKIHKSGASIRMDTTLVDFNDMRWERGDISFIFNGDQKPSKSLTVLDNKAKLFQRVRYEETELEIEDEVDILMSSDIMAAQMSTKGITFSRAQTGWIFREDKREMVGPFHADFYQINGMVLESRKRREHLSEEDLQKNKAIMESLTKGSSQGFANGKPPVRRASLNPPPESNITWEEYIMAPPGQCPLLGRNLVYKESSKSFKATVAMSPDFPLTVDMLLNVLEVIAPFKHFSKLREFVLMKLPPGFPVKIDIPILPTVTAKITFQEFAFRNDIDPHLFQVPSDYFEDPMRFPDL
- the LOC114873568 gene encoding ankyrin repeat domain-containing protein 13C isoform X1; this translates as MAMAENLESEKYPLHKCIFQGDVKALSSLIRTYDIAEKDKQGNTPLHLAVMLGRKESVQLLLAHGAPVKVKNLAGWSPLAEAISYGDRQTISSLVRKLKQQAREQMEERRPNLVATLRQMGDFYMELKWDFQSWVPLVSRVLPSDVCKIHKSGASIRMDTTLVDFNDMRWERGDISFIFNGDQKPSKSLTVLDNKAKLFQRVRYEETELEIEDEVDILMSSDIMAAQMSTKGITFSRAQTGWIFREDKREMVGPFHADFYQINGMVLESRKRREHLSEEDLQKNKAIMESLTKGSSQGFANGKPPVRRASLNPPPESNITWEEYIMAPPGQCPLLGRNLVYKESSKSFKATVAMSPDFPLTVDMLLNVLEVIAPFKHFSKLREFVLMKLPPGFPVKIDIPILPTVTAKITFQEFAFRNDIDPHLFQVPSDYFEDPMRFPDL